A DNA window from Candidatus Protochlamydia naegleriophila contains the following coding sequences:
- a CDS encoding THUMP domain-containing class I SAM-dependent RNA methyltransferase: MNGEKSLLFVSCAPALEPLLLDELKELGVKDLHVGYRGVFVDQWDWPTLYRINYGSRLASRVLLPLARFRCFDRKSLYRHIFDIDWSAYLKEGYTFAIDANVHHRELRNSLFAAQVVKDAICDQMRQRTGRRPSIDVQNPTIQLNLYIQQTLAIISFDTSGTPLHKRGYRQESVEAPVQESLAAAMLRLAHYSPDQIMLDPCCGSGTLLIEAALMATQTPPGYLRQQWGFMRHPEYSVTEWLKVRNRLDEKRQPLQPNRLFGIDINKNAVWATKTNLKAAGFGQTVEVSQADFRDYTPAIPPTLILTNPPHGRRLEDEDQLRPFYRALGDFMKHKSAKPSRGFIFTGNLELAKEVGLAASKRHVLNNGGVDSRLLEYDLY, translated from the coding sequence GTGAATGGAGAGAAGTCATTATTATTTGTCAGCTGTGCGCCCGCTCTGGAACCGCTTTTGCTTGATGAATTGAAAGAATTGGGTGTTAAAGATTTACATGTTGGCTATAGGGGGGTATTCGTCGATCAATGGGATTGGCCGACTCTTTATAGAATTAACTATGGCTCACGCTTAGCGAGTCGTGTCTTGCTACCATTGGCCCGCTTTAGATGTTTTGATCGCAAGTCGCTTTATCGCCATATTTTTGACATCGACTGGTCTGCTTATTTAAAAGAAGGTTATACATTTGCCATCGATGCCAATGTTCATCATCGCGAATTGCGCAACAGCTTATTTGCGGCTCAGGTCGTTAAAGATGCCATTTGCGATCAAATGAGGCAGCGGACTGGAAGAAGGCCTTCGATCGATGTGCAAAACCCAACGATTCAACTCAATCTGTATATCCAACAAACGCTTGCAATCATAAGCTTTGATACGTCAGGAACTCCGTTGCATAAAAGGGGTTACCGGCAAGAGAGCGTTGAAGCGCCGGTTCAAGAGTCGCTTGCTGCAGCCATGCTGCGCCTCGCCCACTATAGTCCAGATCAAATCATGCTTGATCCTTGTTGTGGATCGGGTACACTGCTGATCGAAGCTGCTTTAATGGCGACACAGACGCCGCCTGGATACTTAAGGCAGCAGTGGGGATTCATGCGCCATCCAGAGTACAGCGTCACAGAATGGCTTAAGGTACGCAACAGGCTCGATGAAAAGCGGCAGCCTTTACAGCCGAACCGCTTGTTTGGAATCGATATCAATAAAAACGCTGTTTGGGCTACAAAGACCAATTTGAAGGCGGCGGGTTTTGGACAGACTGTAGAGGTGTCTCAAGCGGATTTTCGCGATTATACGCCTGCTATTCCTCCAACTTTAATTCTGACGAATCCTCCTCACGGAAGGCGCCTTGAAGATGAGGATCAATTGCGTCCTTTCTATCGCGCACTTGGCGATTTCATGAAACATAAATCTGCCAAGCCTTCGCGGGGCTTTATTTTTACAGGCAATCTTGAATTGGCTAAAGAGGTGGGGCTTGCGGCTTCAAAGCGGCATGTTCTCAACAATGGCGGCGTTGATTCGCGCCTGCTTGAATATGATCTCTATTAG
- the sctU gene encoding type III secretion system export apparatus subunit SctU — translation MGDKTEKATPKKLKDAKKKGQIAKSQDLPTAFTFIASVAIILALATSLYHQLADFLVATFRSVGNPELTTVILNLFFKANEVIFLASIPTMALVAMVGVTITFLTVGPVFAPEVFKFDIKKFNPVDNLKSKFKLKTLVELIKSLLKVGIAAYLIYRVMYNSIPVLIQTVSMPISGALIVFHAFLIEVVLKVGLFFIVVAIADFIYQKKTFAKEMMMEKFEVKQEYKNSEGDPHIKGKRRQIAQEIAYQEGPTGGVKRAQAVVTNPTHLAIAIGYERHMDAAPYILAMGKDILAERIVKIAEKNDIPVLRNIPLAHKLWEEGEIYEYVPEDTYEALAEIMRWIASLKDGTEIPEPLNL, via the coding sequence ATGGGCGACAAAACCGAGAAGGCGACCCCTAAAAAGCTTAAAGACGCTAAAAAAAAGGGGCAAATTGCCAAATCGCAAGACTTGCCTACTGCTTTTACGTTTATTGCCTCTGTTGCCATCATCTTGGCGTTAGCAACGAGTCTTTACCACCAACTGGCTGATTTTCTTGTAGCCACGTTTCGCTCGGTGGGAAATCCAGAGCTTACAACTGTGATATTGAACTTATTTTTTAAGGCCAACGAAGTGATTTTCTTGGCAAGTATTCCGACGATGGCCTTAGTTGCCATGGTTGGGGTAACAATTACTTTTCTGACAGTTGGCCCGGTTTTTGCACCTGAGGTCTTTAAGTTTGACATTAAGAAGTTCAATCCAGTTGACAACTTAAAGTCTAAATTCAAGTTAAAGACATTGGTGGAGTTGATTAAATCGTTACTTAAAGTCGGAATAGCGGCCTATTTGATCTATAGGGTGATGTACAATAGTATCCCCGTTTTAATTCAAACGGTGTCGATGCCCATTTCAGGAGCGCTGATTGTGTTCCACGCCTTTTTGATCGAGGTCGTATTAAAAGTAGGATTATTCTTCATTGTGGTAGCAATAGCCGACTTTATCTATCAAAAGAAAACGTTTGCGAAAGAGATGATGATGGAAAAGTTTGAGGTAAAACAAGAGTACAAAAATAGTGAGGGCGACCCGCACATTAAAGGTAAACGTCGTCAGATTGCGCAAGAAATAGCCTATCAAGAAGGGCCAACCGGCGGAGTCAAACGTGCCCAGGCTGTTGTGACCAATCCGACACACTTAGCCATTGCAATTGGTTATGAAAGACATATGGATGCAGCCCCGTATATTTTAGCAATGGGTAAAGATATTTTAGCAGAAAGAATTGTAAAAATTGCTGAGAAAAATGATATTCCCGTTCTGCGAAACATTCCCTTGGCACATAAATTATGGGAAGAAGGCGAAATTTATGAGTATGTCCCTGAAGACACCTATGAAGCGTTAGCAGAAATTATGCGTTGGATTGCATCGCTTAAAGATGGAACAGAAATTCCAGAGCCTCTAAACTTGTAA
- the truB gene encoding tRNA pseudouridine(55) synthase TruB, whose translation MTNRSPSAPPPAVQGILLINKPKGKTSFSLVRELRKLLNVKKIGHAGTLDPFATGVMVMLIGRDYTRLSDRFLLSDKEYVAQVHLGIVTDTYDCEGQILSRSEKVPSVEEIQQALTFFQGEIEQIPPMFSAKKKQGKKLYELARQGIEIEREPVKINVQTELLSFTYPYLELRIKCSKGTYIRSLAYDLGQKLGCGAHLSNLTRTRSGNFLLENCIDGTQLQEPTLNLAESLIHLNN comes from the coding sequence ATGACCAACAGGAGCCCTAGCGCTCCTCCTCCCGCCGTTCAAGGCATTTTACTCATTAATAAACCGAAAGGAAAAACCTCTTTTAGTTTAGTTAGAGAACTTCGCAAGCTGCTGAATGTAAAGAAAATTGGACATGCTGGCACGCTTGATCCATTTGCGACAGGCGTCATGGTCATGTTAATTGGCCGCGACTATACCCGCCTCTCAGATCGCTTTTTGCTAAGCGATAAGGAATATGTCGCACAAGTACATCTAGGCATTGTGACTGATACCTATGATTGCGAAGGACAAATCTTATCTCGCTCCGAAAAGGTTCCAAGCGTCGAAGAGATTCAGCAAGCGCTAACCTTTTTTCAGGGCGAAATCGAGCAAATCCCTCCTATGTTTTCTGCAAAGAAAAAGCAAGGCAAGAAACTATACGAATTGGCGCGTCAAGGTATTGAGATTGAAAGAGAACCGGTTAAAATTAACGTGCAAACCGAGCTTCTTTCATTCACCTATCCTTACCTGGAACTACGAATCAAGTGCAGCAAAGGAACGTACATACGCAGCCTGGCTTATGATCTTGGGCAGAAATTAGGATGCGGTGCTCATTTATCGAACCTCACTCGCACACGCAGTGGCAATTTTCTTTTGGAAAATTGTATAGATGGCACACAACTGCAGGAGCCTACGCTCAATCTAGCCGAATCTCTTATCCACTTAAATAACTAG
- the rbfA gene encoding 30S ribosome-binding factor RbfA, with protein MAIERTDRLNSLLKEVISEVIRRDVRNPHVTELVTVTRVQISKDLHYAKVFISVIGTEQDKAETLAALKSAAGFIAVNASQKVVMRYFPELNFKLDDSVDKHMRIEELLGEITKERESRQGDSSDHDQQEP; from the coding sequence ATGGCTATAGAACGTACAGACAGACTTAATTCTCTTTTAAAAGAAGTCATCTCAGAAGTGATCAGACGTGACGTGCGCAACCCGCACGTCACGGAGCTTGTCACGGTGACTCGCGTTCAGATTTCAAAAGATTTACACTACGCTAAAGTCTTTATTAGCGTAATTGGAACTGAACAGGATAAGGCAGAAACCTTGGCTGCTTTAAAATCGGCAGCAGGTTTTATTGCTGTCAACGCCTCTCAAAAAGTCGTTATGCGCTACTTCCCAGAGCTCAACTTTAAACTCGATGACAGCGTAGACAAACACATGCGCATCGAAGAGCTGCTTGGAGAGATCACTAAAGAAAGAGAGTCCCGCCAAGGAGACAGCAGTGACCATGACCAACAGGAGCCCTAG
- a CDS encoding glycine zipper 2TM domain-containing protein, whose protein sequence is MKIASKIILAVSALTLMNTGSLSAHSYGHTSRYVGEASMTYTGVIRSIREIIVEKHSSHLGTVGGGVAGGVIGSAIGRGRFLPTALGAVTGAVTGSLIEKRSNQRVALEYIIELSNGGLMTIVQSPGPYNVGQPVYVIVSPSGHSRLAPM, encoded by the coding sequence ATGAAAATAGCAAGCAAAATCATCTTAGCAGTGAGCGCCCTAACATTGATGAACACAGGGTCTCTTTCCGCCCATAGTTATGGCCATACATCAAGATATGTCGGAGAAGCTTCGATGACCTATACAGGCGTCATTAGAAGTATCAGAGAAATAATTGTAGAAAAACATTCGAGCCACTTAGGAACTGTGGGCGGCGGAGTTGCAGGCGGTGTAATTGGAAGTGCAATAGGAAGGGGAAGATTTCTTCCAACAGCTTTAGGCGCTGTTACAGGCGCTGTCACAGGATCTTTGATCGAAAAGCGCTCTAATCAAAGAGTTGCTTTAGAGTATATCATCGAGCTTTCAAATGGCGGGTTAATGACCATCGTCCAAAGTCCCGGCCCCTACAACGTCGGTCAGCCAGTCTACGTCATTGTCAGCCCAAGCGGACACTCACGGCTAGCGCCCATGTAA
- a CDS encoding bifunctional riboflavin kinase/FAD synthetase: MHLYHQLEEFKDQKTPVVLTIGNFDGVHLGHLAVLQRSQAVAKRVEAHTVVITFSNHPSEVLRPEDPTLLLCTLPHKIALLEANQVDHLMLLPFTRYLALHSAASFVERVRQFIPFSHLILGHDATLGRDRQGNRDVMQSLAEAWGFEVYYLEEYRYEGLPVSSTRIRQLVQKGEFDQAEVLLGRPYSIYSGISTGLGKGRQIGYPTANIPVKGLCLPPQGVYVVEVNKDGKIYQGIANLGVAPTVRQDGVPLLEVHILAENVELSEHPIEVIFLKFIRPERKFDGLEALREQIKQDVDFAKNYQKQRDPLNF, encoded by the coding sequence ATGCATCTTTACCATCAGCTCGAAGAATTCAAAGATCAAAAAACACCCGTTGTCTTGACAATAGGAAATTTCGATGGAGTACATCTTGGCCATTTAGCCGTTTTACAAAGATCTCAAGCTGTTGCAAAGCGAGTAGAGGCACATACAGTCGTTATTACTTTTAGCAATCACCCATCAGAAGTTCTACGCCCAGAAGATCCCACCCTTTTACTTTGCACGCTTCCACACAAGATCGCTCTTTTAGAAGCCAATCAAGTCGATCACTTAATGCTCCTCCCCTTTACTCGCTATCTCGCTCTTCACAGCGCCGCATCATTTGTTGAGCGGGTTAGGCAATTCATTCCATTTTCGCACCTTATTCTTGGACATGACGCCACTTTGGGACGCGATAGACAAGGCAACCGCGATGTCATGCAATCACTTGCTGAAGCCTGGGGTTTTGAAGTCTATTACTTGGAAGAATATCGCTATGAGGGACTTCCTGTCTCTAGCACACGAATTAGACAGTTAGTGCAAAAGGGTGAGTTCGATCAGGCCGAAGTATTGCTCGGTCGCCCCTACTCAATCTATTCAGGCATTTCCACAGGACTTGGCAAAGGAAGGCAGATAGGCTATCCAACAGCAAACATTCCAGTCAAAGGACTTTGCTTACCGCCACAAGGGGTCTATGTGGTGGAAGTCAATAAAGACGGCAAAATCTATCAAGGCATTGCCAATTTAGGCGTTGCCCCGACCGTCAGACAAGATGGAGTCCCATTGCTAGAAGTCCACATTCTAGCCGAGAATGTCGAACTATCAGAGCACCCAATCGAAGTCATCTTTCTTAAATTTATACGCCCCGAGAGAAAATTCGATGGCTTAGAGGCTTTGCGGGAACAAATTAAGCAGGACGTCGATTTTGCCAAAAACTATCAAAAGCAGCGCGATCCTCTCAATTTTTAA
- the ychF gene encoding redox-regulated ATPase YchF, whose translation MSTSLSVGIVGLPNVGKSTLFNALTSNQAAASNYPFCTIDPNVGIVDVVDDRLDRLSVLSNSKKIIYANMQFVDIAGIVEGASKGEGLGNKFLANIRETDAIVHVVRCFESDDIVHVAGKVDPIHDIEIINMELRLADLQMVENVLGRVEKQAKTKKELAPAVEGLKKAMAHLNDNKPIRTLELTEEEKIGLQPYPFLSAKKVLYVTNVSEEEIPAMDNEYVRKVKAYAEAEGNAVIPVCAKLEEEIAQLPLAERKEFLQSLGLEQSGLERLIKASFGMLGLLTYLTTGEIETRAWTITEGTNAAEAAGKIHSDIQKGFIKAEVVAFEDMMAYKGRGGAREQGKVRAEGRDYIVKDGDVILFMHH comes from the coding sequence ATGTCAACGAGTCTTTCAGTTGGAATTGTTGGTTTACCGAATGTGGGAAAATCGACGCTCTTTAATGCTTTAACATCCAATCAAGCAGCAGCTTCAAACTATCCTTTCTGTACTATCGATCCCAATGTAGGGATTGTGGATGTGGTTGATGATCGCCTAGATCGTTTGTCTGTCTTGTCAAACAGCAAAAAAATTATTTATGCGAACATGCAATTTGTCGACATTGCTGGGATTGTCGAAGGCGCCTCAAAAGGGGAGGGCTTAGGCAATAAATTTTTGGCCAACATTCGCGAAACAGATGCCATCGTCCATGTTGTTCGCTGTTTTGAGTCCGATGACATTGTACATGTGGCTGGTAAGGTCGATCCTATTCATGACATTGAGATCATCAACATGGAACTTCGTCTGGCCGATTTGCAGATGGTTGAAAATGTGTTGGGAAGGGTTGAAAAACAAGCTAAGACAAAGAAAGAATTGGCTCCGGCAGTTGAGGGGCTCAAGAAAGCTATGGCTCATCTAAATGACAATAAGCCAATCCGGACGCTTGAGTTAACTGAAGAAGAAAAAATCGGGCTTCAGCCTTATCCCTTCCTGTCGGCTAAAAAGGTCTTGTACGTCACGAATGTATCGGAAGAAGAAATACCCGCAATGGATAACGAATATGTTCGCAAAGTGAAGGCCTATGCAGAGGCGGAAGGAAACGCCGTAATTCCTGTTTGTGCCAAATTGGAAGAAGAAATCGCACAATTGCCACTCGCGGAGAGAAAAGAATTTTTACAAAGCTTAGGTTTAGAGCAATCAGGGCTTGAGCGTTTAATTAAAGCTTCTTTCGGCATGCTTGGTTTATTGACTTATTTAACGACTGGTGAAATCGAAACAAGAGCGTGGACGATTACTGAAGGCACCAATGCAGCCGAAGCTGCCGGAAAGATTCACTCTGATATCCAAAAGGGATTTATCAAAGCTGAAGTTGTGGCCTTTGAAGATATGATGGCTTATAAAGGAAGAGGTGGAGCTCGCGAGCAAGGAAAGGTGCGGGCAGAAGGAAGAGATTACATCGTTAAAGACGGCGATGTCATCCTCTTTATGCATCATTAG